In Tachysurus fulvidraco isolate hzauxx_2018 chromosome 3, HZAU_PFXX_2.0, whole genome shotgun sequence, a single window of DNA contains:
- the LOC113646858 gene encoding ictacalcin-like, whose translation MSKSSQLQQGMAMLIATFHKYSGKEGDKLTLSKGELQDLLKNEMADIFGKTTDKTALDKIFKDLDANADGSVDFQEYITLVACITMLCNEFFTQK comes from the exons ATGTCCAAGTCGTCCCAGCTGCAGCAAGGAATGGCAATGCTCATCGCTACCTTTCATAAATACTCTGGCAAGGAGGGAGACAAACTTACTCTTTCCAAAGGAGAGCTACAAGACCTGCTCAAAAATGAGATGGCAGACATCTTTGGC AAAACCACAGATAAAACGGCACTGGACAAGATATTTAAGGACCTAGATGCTAATGCGGATGGTTCTGTTGACTTCCAAGAGTATATCACCCTTGTGGCCTGCATTACCATGCTGTGCAACGAATTCTTCACACAAAAGTAA